In the Populus trichocarpa isolate Nisqually-1 chromosome 1, P.trichocarpa_v4.1, whole genome shotgun sequence genome, one interval contains:
- the LOC7471723 gene encoding probable protein phosphatase 2C 6 produces MGSCFSIMGKKKKKDTDDDPLSLSSSSITSTSHLWKKRSSSSATNANADPSVLLHIPGRLTTNGATKLGCLYTQQGKKGTNQDAMLFWENFSSTTNDTVFCGVFDGHGPYGHLVAKKVRDSLPLILSTHWNSAQHSCLPNAPPAAAAATTNSDEAVDDESFDSLEVDETEKQLPDMYLPLKKSLLKAFKLMDKELKLHPTIDCFCSGTTAVTLIKQGQDLVIGNVGDSRAVLATRDKDDSLLAVQLTVDLKPDLPREAARILQCKGRVFALQDEPEVPRVWLPNNDSPGLAMARAFGDFCLKDFGLISVPDVYYRCLTERDEFIILASDGVWDVLSNKEAVDIVASAPGRATAARALVDCAVRAWRLKYPTSKNDDCAVVCLFLEHLCAANAEVEEQDKKKIPKEPGEHFVTNENVGQLETQDDSCGLVFTHSSTTQNSDEIVPVSELMVENPSVKCLGQSKRSLAECISTAEDEEWSALEGITRVNSLLSLPRLLAGDKRSASWRKWI; encoded by the exons ATGGGATCTTGCTTTTCTAtcatggggaagaagaagaaaaaggatactGACGATGACCCACTATCCTTATCATCGTCATCAATCACTTCAACTTCTCATCTTTGGAAGAagagatcatcatcatcagctaCTAATGCTAATGCTGATCCAAGTGTGCTCCTTCACATTCCTGGCAGGCTCACCACCAATGGAGCCACCAAACTGGGTTGCTTATATACTCAGCAGGGCAAGAAAGGCACCAATCAAGACGCCATGCTCTTTTGGGAG AATTTCAGCTCAACCACAAATGATACCGTTTTTTGTGGGGTATTTGATGGTCATGGTCCTTATGGTCATTTGGTCGCCAAGAAAGTTCGCGATTCCCTTCCACTCATACTTTCTACCCACTGGAATTCTGCTCAACACAGCTGCCTTCCAAATGCTCCccctgcagcagcagcagcaaccacaAATTCTGATGAAGCCGTGGATGATGAATCTTTTGATTCTTTGGAGGtcgatgaaactgaaaaacaactcCCAGATATGTATCTTCCACTTAAAAAGTCTTTATTGAAGGCTTTTAAATTAATGGATAAGGAGTTGAAGTTGCATCCAACAATCGATTGTTTTTGCAGTGGGACCACTGCTGTTACTTTGATCAAGCAG GGCCAGGATCTTGTTATTGGAAATGTTGGTGACTCCAGGGCAGTTTTAGCAACCAGAGACAAAGATGACTCCTTGCTTGCTGTTCAACTGACAGTTGACTTGAAACCTGATTTaccaa GGGAAGCTGCCAGGATCCTGCAATGTAAAGGAAGGGTCTTTGCGTTACAGGATGAGCCAGAGGTTCCACGTGTATGGTTGCCTAACAATGACTCACCTGGTCTGGCAATGGCTAGAGCTTTTGGGGACTTCTGCTTGAAGGATTTTGGTTTAATTTCCGTTCCAGATGTTTATTATCGCTGCCTCACTGAGAGGGATGAATTCATTATTCTTGCTTCAGATGGG GTTTGGGATGTCCTCTCAAATAAGGAAGCAGTTGATATTGTGGCTTCAGCCCCTGGCCGTGCAACAGCAGCCAGAGCTCTTGTAGACTGTGCTGTCCGAGCATGGAGACTTAAATATCCAACATCCAAGAATGATGATTGTGCAGTTGTATGCCTCTTTCTTGAACATCTTTGTGCAGCAAATGCAGAGGTAGAAGAGCAGGATAAGAAAAAGATTCCTAAAGAGCCTGGGGAGCATTTTGTGACCAATGAGAACGTTGGGCAGTTAGAAACACAAGATGATTCTTGTGGTCTTGTTTTTACACATTCGAGTACCACACAAAACTCTGATGAGATTGTACCTGTCTCTGAGTTGATGGTTGAAAATCCTTCTGTGAAGTGCCTGGGCCAGTCCAAGAGGAGCCTGGCAGAGTGCATTTCAACTGCAGAGGATGAGGAGTGGTCGGCCCTAGAAGGTATCACAAGGGTTAATAGTTTGCTGAGCCTTCCTAGGCTCTTGGCTGGTGACAAAAGATCAGCCAGTTGGAGAAAATGGATATGA
- the LOC7471722 gene encoding peroxisome biogenesis protein 5 isoform X1, translating into MAMRELVTGAAACAVPGSSSSSSNPLGALANALIGSSSKPLEGLKEIPTSTTTATEPPLYQDATAEDRLRGLPGADFDHSFSQHPTSQGSEFLRRFRTSDQNGFANAWDEIQRSGPPPPPALLDHGLPPPQLQPTLDGPPQRVLSNFLHSFVGSSHGGIPFRPAPLPALGLSEGDKQCIRDRSSIMARHFFADKSEDFINTQVNALLSSLDIDGDVRVKGPLPGRFQELEDYWNESQAARRPGPPQADGWVTEFSQHRIDHGDPNVWAHSFEQQHGANGWASEFEQEQLISAADQMGGANISNLSTMEQTRMLAHTLAQNNDPKFQNSKFLQFVSKMSRGELIIDDNQVKPAALSSPGDWATEYQQKYSGGRWADEYARDQLSHGPDQWANEFAAEREQSRPVDDKWVNEFSKLHVDDWADEFGRQVGEGAFGEISTDNWADTYDEYLSEQVVAKQKPDASRGVYVFTDMNPYVGHPNPLKEGQDLFRKGLLSEAVLALEAEVLKNPDNAEGWRLLGIAHAENDDDQQAIAAMMRAHEADPTNLEVLLALGVSHTNEFEQAAALKYLYGWLQHHQKYRTLATPELSDSLYYANVARLFNEAAQMAPEDADVHIVLGVLYNLSREYDKAIAFFQTALKLKPQDYSLWNKLGATQANSVQSADAILAYQQALDLKPNYVRAWANMGISYANQGMYEDSIRYYVRALAMNPKADNAWQYLRISLSFASRNDMLEACDSRNLDALQKEFPL; encoded by the exons atggcgATGCGAGAGCTTGTAACAGGAGCAGCAGCCTGTGCTGTTCCAggttcttcctcttcatcatctAATCCTCTCGGTGCTCTCGCCAATGCTCTTATCGGTTCCTCTTCCAAGCCTCTG gaaGGGCTGAAGGAAATTCCAACCTCTACAACCACAGCTACAGAGCCTCCGTTGTACCAGGATGCCACTGCTGAGGACCGCTTGAGAGGACTCCCTGGAGCTGACTTTGATCACTCCTTTTCTCAGCATCCTACTTCTCag GGTTCAGAATTTCTTCGTCGCTTTCGCACTTCTGATCAGAATGGATTTGCCAATGCTTGGGATGAGATTCAGCGCTCtggtcctcctcctcctcctgctcTATTGGATCACGGCCTACCTCCTCCTCAGCTTCAACCAACTTTGGACG GACCACCCCAAAGAGTGTTGTCAAACTTTTTGCACTCCTTTGTGGGCAGTAGCCATGGTGGAATTCCATTTCGTCCTGCTCCACTACCTGCATTAGGATTGTCTGAAGGTGACAAACAATGCATACGTGACCGTAGCAGCATTATGGCCCGGCATTTTTTTGCTGACAAGAGTGAAGATTTTATCAATACACAG GTGAATGCACTTTTGTCTTCGTTAGATATTGATGGTGATGTGCGGGTTAAGGGACCTTTACCCGGTAGGTTCCAAGAGCTAGAGGATTACTGGAACGAGTCTCAAGCTGCTCGGAGACCTGGTCCTCCTCAAGCTGATGGATGGGTTACTGAATTTAGCCAACACAGAATAGACCATGGTGATCCTAATGTTTGGGCTCACTCATTTGAACAGCAGCATGGTGCTAATGGTTGGGCCTCTGAGTTTGAGCAG gAACAGTTGATCTCAGCAGCAGATCAAATGGGAGGTGCAAATATCTCAAACTTATCTACAATGGAACAGACTCGAATGCTTGCACACACACTAGCTCAGAACAATGACCCCAAATTTCAG AATTCTAAGTTTCTTCAATTCGTCTCAAAGATGAGTCGCGGTGAACTTATTATTGATGACAATCAAGTCAAGCCAGCTGCGTTGTCTTCACCAGGGGATTGGGCAACGGAATATCAGCAAAAATATTCTGGGGGTCGTTGGGCTGATGAATATGCACGTGACCAG CTTTCTCATGGACCTGATCAATGGGCGAATGAGTTTGCTGCTGAAAGAGAGCAAAGTCGGCCTGTTGATGATAAGTGGGTaaatgaattttcaaagttgCATGTTGATGACTGGGCAGATGAATTTGGACGACAGGTTGGAGAAGGGGCTTTTGGGGAGATTTCAACTGATAATTGGGCAGATACTTATGATGA GTACCTAAGTGAGCAAGTAGTTGCCAAGCAGAAGCCAGATGCTTCAAGGGGCGTCTATGTGTTTACAGACATGAATCCTTATGTCGGTCACCCGAATCCTTTGAAAGAAGGCCAGGACCTATTCCGCAAGGGGCTTTTGAGTGAAGCTGTGCTTGCTTTAGAGGCTGAAGTTTTGAAAAACCCAGATAACGCTGAAGGTTGGAGGTTGCTTGGAATAGCACATGCAGAGAATGATGATGATCAACAG GCGATTGCAGCCATGATGCGCGCGCATGAAGCTGATCCTACAAATCTTGAAGTGCTTCTTGCTCTTGGTGTGAGCCATACAAATG AGTTTGAGCAGGCAGctgcattgaaatatttataTGGATGGCTACAACATCATCAAAAGTACAGAACACTAGCCACTCCAGAGCTTTCTGATTCTTTGTATTATGCTAAT GTTGCTAGATTATTCAATGAAGCTGCTCAGATGGCACCTGAGGATGCTGATGTGCACATAGTACTTGGTGTCCTGTACAATCTGTCCCGGGAATATGACAAAGCCATTGCTTTTTTCCAGACAGCTTTGAAACTCAAGCCTCAGGATTACTCTCTTTGGAACAAGCTTGGTGCAACACAAGCCAATAGTGTTCAGAGTGCTGATGCAATATTGGCATATCAGCAG GCACTTGATCTGAAGCCTAACTATGTTCGAGCATGGGCAAACATGGGAATCAGTTATGCCAACCAG GGTATGTATGAGGATTCCATCCGATACTATGTTCGGGCACTTGCTATGAATCCCAAGGCAGATAATGCTTGGCAATATTTGAGGATTTCTTTAAG TTTTGCTTCTAGGAACGACATGTTGGAAGCTTGTGATTCTCGAAATCTTGATGCTCTACAGAAGGAGTTCccactataa
- the LOC7471722 gene encoding peroxisome biogenesis protein 5 isoform X2, with protein sequence MAMRELVTGAAACAVPGSSSSSSNPLGALANALIGSSSKPLEGLKEIPTSTTTATEPPLYQDATAEDRLRGLPGADFDHSFSQHPTSQGSEFLRRFRTSDQNGFANAWDEIQRSGPPPPPALLDHGLPPPQLQPTLDGPPQRVLSNFLHSFVGSSHGGIPFRPAPLPALGLSEGDKQCIRDRSSIMARHFFADKSEDFINTQVNALLSSLDIDGDVRVKGPLPGRFQELEDYWNESQAARRPGPPQADGWVTEFSQHRIDHGDPNVWAHSFEQQHGANGWASEFEQLISAADQMGGANISNLSTMEQTRMLAHTLAQNNDPKFQNSKFLQFVSKMSRGELIIDDNQVKPAALSSPGDWATEYQQKYSGGRWADEYARDQLSHGPDQWANEFAAEREQSRPVDDKWVNEFSKLHVDDWADEFGRQVGEGAFGEISTDNWADTYDEYLSEQVVAKQKPDASRGVYVFTDMNPYVGHPNPLKEGQDLFRKGLLSEAVLALEAEVLKNPDNAEGWRLLGIAHAENDDDQQAIAAMMRAHEADPTNLEVLLALGVSHTNEFEQAAALKYLYGWLQHHQKYRTLATPELSDSLYYANVARLFNEAAQMAPEDADVHIVLGVLYNLSREYDKAIAFFQTALKLKPQDYSLWNKLGATQANSVQSADAILAYQQALDLKPNYVRAWANMGISYANQGMYEDSIRYYVRALAMNPKADNAWQYLRISLSFASRNDMLEACDSRNLDALQKEFPL encoded by the exons atggcgATGCGAGAGCTTGTAACAGGAGCAGCAGCCTGTGCTGTTCCAggttcttcctcttcatcatctAATCCTCTCGGTGCTCTCGCCAATGCTCTTATCGGTTCCTCTTCCAAGCCTCTG gaaGGGCTGAAGGAAATTCCAACCTCTACAACCACAGCTACAGAGCCTCCGTTGTACCAGGATGCCACTGCTGAGGACCGCTTGAGAGGACTCCCTGGAGCTGACTTTGATCACTCCTTTTCTCAGCATCCTACTTCTCag GGTTCAGAATTTCTTCGTCGCTTTCGCACTTCTGATCAGAATGGATTTGCCAATGCTTGGGATGAGATTCAGCGCTCtggtcctcctcctcctcctgctcTATTGGATCACGGCCTACCTCCTCCTCAGCTTCAACCAACTTTGGACG GACCACCCCAAAGAGTGTTGTCAAACTTTTTGCACTCCTTTGTGGGCAGTAGCCATGGTGGAATTCCATTTCGTCCTGCTCCACTACCTGCATTAGGATTGTCTGAAGGTGACAAACAATGCATACGTGACCGTAGCAGCATTATGGCCCGGCATTTTTTTGCTGACAAGAGTGAAGATTTTATCAATACACAG GTGAATGCACTTTTGTCTTCGTTAGATATTGATGGTGATGTGCGGGTTAAGGGACCTTTACCCGGTAGGTTCCAAGAGCTAGAGGATTACTGGAACGAGTCTCAAGCTGCTCGGAGACCTGGTCCTCCTCAAGCTGATGGATGGGTTACTGAATTTAGCCAACACAGAATAGACCATGGTGATCCTAATGTTTGGGCTCACTCATTTGAACAGCAGCATGGTGCTAATGGTTGGGCCTCTGAGTTTGAGCAG TTGATCTCAGCAGCAGATCAAATGGGAGGTGCAAATATCTCAAACTTATCTACAATGGAACAGACTCGAATGCTTGCACACACACTAGCTCAGAACAATGACCCCAAATTTCAG AATTCTAAGTTTCTTCAATTCGTCTCAAAGATGAGTCGCGGTGAACTTATTATTGATGACAATCAAGTCAAGCCAGCTGCGTTGTCTTCACCAGGGGATTGGGCAACGGAATATCAGCAAAAATATTCTGGGGGTCGTTGGGCTGATGAATATGCACGTGACCAG CTTTCTCATGGACCTGATCAATGGGCGAATGAGTTTGCTGCTGAAAGAGAGCAAAGTCGGCCTGTTGATGATAAGTGGGTaaatgaattttcaaagttgCATGTTGATGACTGGGCAGATGAATTTGGACGACAGGTTGGAGAAGGGGCTTTTGGGGAGATTTCAACTGATAATTGGGCAGATACTTATGATGA GTACCTAAGTGAGCAAGTAGTTGCCAAGCAGAAGCCAGATGCTTCAAGGGGCGTCTATGTGTTTACAGACATGAATCCTTATGTCGGTCACCCGAATCCTTTGAAAGAAGGCCAGGACCTATTCCGCAAGGGGCTTTTGAGTGAAGCTGTGCTTGCTTTAGAGGCTGAAGTTTTGAAAAACCCAGATAACGCTGAAGGTTGGAGGTTGCTTGGAATAGCACATGCAGAGAATGATGATGATCAACAG GCGATTGCAGCCATGATGCGCGCGCATGAAGCTGATCCTACAAATCTTGAAGTGCTTCTTGCTCTTGGTGTGAGCCATACAAATG AGTTTGAGCAGGCAGctgcattgaaatatttataTGGATGGCTACAACATCATCAAAAGTACAGAACACTAGCCACTCCAGAGCTTTCTGATTCTTTGTATTATGCTAAT GTTGCTAGATTATTCAATGAAGCTGCTCAGATGGCACCTGAGGATGCTGATGTGCACATAGTACTTGGTGTCCTGTACAATCTGTCCCGGGAATATGACAAAGCCATTGCTTTTTTCCAGACAGCTTTGAAACTCAAGCCTCAGGATTACTCTCTTTGGAACAAGCTTGGTGCAACACAAGCCAATAGTGTTCAGAGTGCTGATGCAATATTGGCATATCAGCAG GCACTTGATCTGAAGCCTAACTATGTTCGAGCATGGGCAAACATGGGAATCAGTTATGCCAACCAG GGTATGTATGAGGATTCCATCCGATACTATGTTCGGGCACTTGCTATGAATCCCAAGGCAGATAATGCTTGGCAATATTTGAGGATTTCTTTAAG TTTTGCTTCTAGGAACGACATGTTGGAAGCTTGTGATTCTCGAAATCTTGATGCTCTACAGAAGGAGTTCccactataa
- the LOC7457676 gene encoding scarecrow-like protein 18 — MSSPNSHDHDQEQDQEEEINPPTLTTAFHTRQLLVSCADLISQSDFSAAQRLLSHLLSTYNSSPYGDSTERLVHQFVRALSLRLNRHANPARSTTTAPLVFNMNSIAPPPPPPCTTTNTNNNKRMVISYESMDQDTLQSCYLSLNQITPFIRFSHLTANQAILEAIQVGQQAIHIIDFDIMHGVQWPPLMQALADRSNNTLHPPPMLRITGTGHDLSILHRTGDRLLKFAHSLGLRFQFHPLLLLNNDPASLALYLSSAITLLPDEALAVNCVLCLHRFLMDDSRELLLLLHKIKALNPNVVTVAEREANHNHLLFLQRFLEALDHYTALFDSLEATLPPNSKERLSVEQIWFGREIMDIVAAEGEGRRERHQRFETWEMMLKSSGFSNVPLSPFALSQAKLLLRLHYPSKGYQLQIVNNSFFLGWQNHSLFSVSSWH, encoded by the coding sequence ATGAGTTCACCTAATTCCCATGATCATGATCAGGAACAAGATCAAGAAGAAGAGATTAATCCACCGACACTAACAACAGCATTCCATACGCGTCAGTTGCTAGTCAGTTGCGCAGATCTCATTTCTCAATCTGACTTCTCCGCCGCTCAACGCCTTCTCTCCCATCTTTTGTCCACTTACAACTCTTCTCCTTATGGTGACTCCACTGAGAGGTTGGTTCATCAATTTGTTCGAGCCCTCTCTCTCCGCCTTAATCGCCATGCCAATCCCGCTAGGAGTACTACTACTGCTCCTCTTGTTTTCAATATGAACAGCAtagctcctcctcctcctcctccttgtaCTACtactaatactaataataacaagAGGATGGTGATCAGCTATGAGTCGATGGATCAGGACACTCTTCAGTCTTGCTATTTGTCTTTGAATCAGATCACCCCATTCATAAGATTCAGCCATCTAACTGCCAATCAGGCTATCTTGGAAGCCATACAAGTAGGGCAGCAAGCCATTCACATCATAGATTTTGATATTATGCATGGGGTGCAATGGCCTCCATTGATGCAAGCTTTGGCCGACCGATCTAACAACACTCTTCATCCTCCTCCTATGCTTCGGATCACAGGGACTGGTCATGATTTGAGCATCCTCCACAGGACTGGGGATCGCCTTTTGAAATTTGCCCACTCCTTGGGCCTCAGGTTCCAATtccatcctcttcttcttctcaacaATGACCCTGCCTCTCTTGCCCTCTATCTCTCCTCAGCAATTACTCTTCTCCCAGATGAAGCCCTAGCGGTGAACTGCGTGTTGTGTCTTCACCGGTTCCTTATGGATGATTCTCGTGAACTGCTCCTTTTACTCCATAAAATCAAGGCCTTGAACCCCAACGTGGTGACGGTTGCTGAAAGGGAAGCCAACCACAACCACCTTCTCTTCTTACAGAGGTTCCTGGAGGCCTTGGATCACTATACAGCTCTCTTCGACTCCCTAGAGGCAACCCTACCACCAAACAGCAAGGAGAGACTTTCAGTTGAGCAGATATGGTTTGGGAGAGAGATAATGGACATCGTAGCAGCAGAGGGAGAGGGAAGAAGAGAAAGGCACCAGAGGTTCGAGACATGGGAAATGATGCTAAAGAGTTCAGGGTTTAGCAACGTTCCATTGAGTCCCTTTGCACTTTCACAGGCCAAGCTCTTACTAAGGCTCCATTATCCTTCTAAGGGCTATCAGCTTCAGATTGTCAACAATTCTTTCTTCTTGGGTTGGCAAAATCATTCCCTCTTCTCTGTCTCTTCATGGCACTAG